A genomic segment from Nitrospira sp. encodes:
- a CDS encoding beta-lactamase-like protein, with protein sequence MKFGAFEIYPVNDGRFRLDGGAMFGVVPKVLWERCCPADELNRIPLSLTCLLIRAHGKNILVDTGLGDKDDAKFRSMFAVERTPSLQESLTGHGLSRDDIHLVINTHLHFDHAGGNTTGNGNGSLLSSFPNATYYVQRGEYEDATCANERTKASYRRDNFIPVAQLNQWEFLNGDTELLPGITTVVTAGHTRFHQCVKVESEGRVAFFLGDLIPTVSHLPLPYIMGYDLYPIQTLDTKRWVLDRAFAEQWLLIFEHDPLIQAGHVRKDAEGKYFLEEVKLWQ encoded by the coding sequence ATGAAGTTCGGGGCGTTCGAAATCTATCCGGTGAACGACGGCCGGTTTCGGCTGGACGGGGGGGCCATGTTCGGCGTGGTGCCGAAGGTCTTGTGGGAACGATGCTGTCCGGCGGATGAGTTGAACCGTATCCCGCTCAGCCTGACCTGTTTGCTGATCCGAGCGCATGGCAAAAACATCTTGGTGGATACGGGATTGGGCGATAAGGACGATGCGAAGTTCCGAAGCATGTTTGCAGTCGAGCGGACACCGTCGTTGCAGGAGTCTCTCACGGGGCATGGCCTGAGTCGTGACGATATTCATCTGGTGATCAACACACACCTACATTTCGACCATGCCGGAGGGAATACGACCGGAAACGGAAACGGGAGTCTGCTGTCGTCCTTTCCCAACGCGACCTACTATGTGCAACGGGGAGAATACGAGGACGCAACCTGTGCCAATGAGCGGACAAAGGCCAGTTACCGCCGTGACAATTTCATTCCGGTGGCGCAGCTGAATCAGTGGGAGTTTCTGAACGGCGATACGGAGTTGCTCCCCGGTATTACAACGGTCGTCACGGCCGGGCATACGCGCTTTCACCAGTGCGTCAAGGTGGAATCGGAAGGGCGCGTCGCCTTCTTCCTGGGCGACCTCATCCCCACCGTCTCGCATCTGCCCCTGCCCTACATCATGGGGTACGACCTCTACCCGATCCAAACACTCGACACCAAGCGGTGGGTGTTGGATCGGGCATTCGCCGAACAGTGGTTGTTGATCTTCGAACACGATCCGCTGATCCAGGCCGGTCATGTCAGGAAGGATGCGGAAGGAAAGTATTTCCTGGAAGAGGTGAAATTATGGCAGTAG
- a CDS encoding B12 binding domain of Methylmalonyl-CoA mutase has product MAVATAPLRVLIGKVGLDGHDRGVKLVARALRDAGVEIIYTGLHQTPEQIVATAIQEDVQAIGLSIHSGAHNSLFPRVLELLKEQGATDVTLFGGGIIPDDDVPRLKTAGVRMLFRPATPMHEIVGFVKGLRVER; this is encoded by the coding sequence ATGGCAGTAGCGACGGCACCCTTGCGGGTCTTGATCGGCAAGGTTGGATTGGACGGACATGATCGAGGCGTCAAGCTCGTCGCCCGTGCACTCCGCGATGCGGGGGTGGAGATCATCTATACGGGACTCCATCAAACCCCGGAACAGATCGTGGCGACCGCGATCCAGGAAGACGTACAGGCCATCGGCCTCAGTATCCATTCCGGCGCCCATAACTCGCTGTTTCCCCGTGTGCTGGAACTGCTGAAGGAACAGGGCGCAACGGACGTGACGTTGTTCGGCGGAGGCATCATTCCCGATGACGATGTGCCTCGACTGAAAACAGCCGGTGTTCGGATGCTCTTTCGGCCGGCCACGCCGATGCATGAGATCGTGGGATTCGTGAAGGGACTTCGTGTCGAACGTTGA
- a CDS encoding Methylcrotonyl-CoA carboxylase carboxyl transferase subunit, producing MLVLKTAVDSTSEEFRRRRAHYENLLADLKKHLALVRAGGSADAVALHKTRGKMTARERVAALLDPGSPWIELSPLAAFDLYDNQVPSAGLITGIGSVSGRFCVIAANDATVKGGTYFPMTIKKHLRAQEIALENRLPSIYLVDSGGVFLPMQAEVFADKEHFGRIFFNQARLSAAGIPQIAVVMGMCTAGGAYVPAMCDENVIVKGTGTIYLAGPPLVKAATGEEVSHEELGGADLHTRLSGVSDHLAQDDREALEICRSIVATLGRKPQKPRREAIDEPLYPAEDLYGIIPDNPRQMFEVREVIARLVDGSRFREFKARYGQTLVCGFAHWTGHLVGIIANNGVLLSESSLKGAHFVQLCAQRRIPLLFLQNITGFMVGKDYESRGIIKDGAKMVQAVATAEVPKFTILIGASHGAGNYAMCGRGYGPRFLFSWPNTRISVMGAQQAAQVLVTVKQQQREREQGALSDAERQRITEATLRQYEQEGSPYFSSARLWDDGILNPLETRKVLGLCLDIAAGTPTKESHVPVFRM from the coding sequence ATGCTGGTCCTGAAAACTGCAGTGGATTCGACCTCGGAAGAATTTCGCCGCCGCCGAGCGCATTATGAAAACCTGCTGGCCGATCTCAAGAAACACCTGGCCCTCGTTCGGGCCGGCGGATCGGCCGATGCCGTCGCGCTGCACAAGACACGTGGAAAAATGACGGCGCGCGAGCGTGTCGCCGCGTTGCTCGATCCCGGCTCACCTTGGATCGAATTGAGCCCCCTGGCGGCCTTCGACCTGTACGACAACCAGGTCCCCTCGGCTGGACTGATCACCGGCATCGGGTCCGTATCGGGTCGGTTCTGCGTCATTGCAGCCAATGATGCCACGGTCAAGGGGGGTACCTACTTCCCGATGACCATCAAGAAACACCTGCGGGCGCAGGAGATCGCGCTGGAAAACCGGTTGCCGTCGATCTATCTCGTGGATTCAGGCGGCGTGTTCCTCCCGATGCAGGCGGAAGTCTTTGCCGACAAGGAGCACTTCGGACGGATCTTCTTCAACCAGGCACGCCTATCCGCGGCAGGCATTCCACAAATCGCCGTGGTCATGGGCATGTGCACGGCCGGCGGCGCCTATGTGCCGGCCATGTGCGATGAAAACGTCATCGTGAAGGGAACCGGCACGATTTATCTGGCCGGCCCTCCCCTGGTCAAGGCCGCAACCGGTGAAGAGGTATCCCACGAAGAATTGGGCGGCGCCGATCTGCATACCCGTCTATCAGGCGTCAGCGACCACCTGGCGCAGGACGACCGGGAAGCGTTGGAGATCTGCCGATCGATCGTTGCCACGTTGGGACGCAAGCCCCAGAAACCGCGTCGGGAAGCGATCGACGAGCCGCTCTATCCGGCCGAAGACCTGTACGGCATCATTCCCGACAATCCTCGCCAGATGTTTGAGGTCAGGGAGGTGATTGCCCGCCTCGTGGACGGCAGTCGCTTCCGCGAGTTCAAGGCTCGGTACGGCCAGACATTGGTCTGCGGCTTCGCCCATTGGACCGGCCATCTGGTTGGGATCATTGCCAACAACGGGGTGCTGCTCTCGGAGTCCTCGCTGAAAGGCGCGCATTTCGTCCAGCTCTGCGCCCAACGGCGCATTCCGCTCCTGTTCCTGCAGAACATCACCGGCTTCATGGTCGGGAAAGACTATGAGAGCAGGGGCATCATCAAGGACGGCGCCAAGATGGTGCAGGCGGTCGCCACCGCGGAGGTCCCCAAGTTCACGATTCTGATCGGCGCGTCCCACGGAGCCGGCAACTATGCCATGTGCGGGCGCGGTTATGGCCCGCGATTTCTGTTCTCCTGGCCCAACACCCGTATCTCCGTCATGGGCGCGCAACAGGCGGCCCAGGTGCTGGTCACGGTGAAGCAACAGCAACGCGAGCGCGAACAGGGGGCCCTATCGGACGCAGAACGACAGCGGATCACCGAGGCGACCCTCCGGCAATACGAACAAGAAGGCAGTCCCTATTTCAGCAGCGCTCGACTCTGGGACGACGGCATCCTGAATCCCCTGGAGACACGCAAGGTGCTCGGACTTTGTCTGGACATTGCCGCTGGGACACCGACAAAAGAATCCCATGTCCCGGTATTTCGCATGTAA